One Aciduliprofundum boonei T469 genomic region harbors:
- a CDS encoding CARDB domain-containing protein — protein MKKSVVLMSILIILMMILGGFGYLVANSNAYGANSKSSVVGEGNINNMATSPTGSTTGNTVYITNTFVINRTTVGGGGRYGFDANVVVTPTGKLIVENVTLYFLSDIDHRYSLTVEGGLYFYNVTFTISHGLIKPYYPFNFIIKGPSTAKVEIINSRLLYPGWFNVTDKHGNVIIENTIFGKMVKNPADYPAPPNYGPTPYFYNSLAYIMNTRFTNMFTNESGGNGLVGYVNDTYRYTVTVSSGVTFNHFLKSPIDKYSDYWNYVMLKDIEVGIVYSNTSDYDPSSSNFIMVYNGTQLLNISFPGTKGTGMIKENVPFYPYEMTPNQFYQKLLNGDIKLYATNTTNGTLTISKVYINIYIEANLLKYGVNKFSFNSIGSTLYMRDVYVDVNYQSRENLGTTHNTFFVNDNSKIYALNLTVNDTGTQPRYDTAFLIRDSYSQVYILRYTHVNVQFRGIPINGLTVKAKPNPVDVNSNPSIASQILGIISSYVQYTRLIPGMKLGDVQISNGYVYDTTVNGNVTLPLLSDIINASEMPNSKYLGIYALSVENSTKVFSTLQIGLSYYPWLLPSNNTLNVNVALSRYKDIDMHINYEEVVSAQPYVPGKEIVIKTQVENLGKDLANDVKLYVYINGNLYNVYDLGNINGKGKKDFTYKIGGSWLGTNGVYNISEQVVQVWDYNLANNRIYRDINVGSIGTSNWQVGTPLRYHKIWVNLTVYSVYSWNNIKINLYLDNTSNIINSTILDLKEGYNYISFQWYINKNISVGSHTLLLYIANNNLYLGSHYVNVEKDVNLAVNSLNISPQSLYVGETVKIAANVINLGKEEPTSAMVYINVYDPYGTLLINKTIQYSTSISAYSISMVPDTDGSYEVIVKVVASGDYNSSNNIMSEYFMVYAEPFSVQINAQNEYVNGTNIIVNATLNSNVDANVTMVLYIPQWNIELAPITPHNPIKVEINTPIVIGFVIPKSLYQKYLQGRTSIQIDYQLNITSDVTEDALYIHTAPTITIKEKVNFVLTDFTISEGNKKVSSVPEGVKIKIGFIARNLGGMPGKLNYIVLDNGKVIYKGNVSSLAPGSYKAIIFNYTSNGIGEHNIVVKLNPNKTVEESIYGDDIGVKKINVLLPAMKVMFTSYSLEHNEKIYAGDTLVVVVKIINLNATQSQGKTVYMKGVTVQLTLTGGLGTYTQKTNAYGLAIFHIKVPAKGTYTPQLTLSYEGTETRYNPQTTITVQEKPYTIPWLWIIIIVVVGAIVGFFLYGYISFKKEAPEYMVCGNCGHLVPADAEKCPYCGVVFEKEKVKCPTCGSWIDEDSKFCPVCGTIFMPPEDPEYKKYEKLKENYDRYLSKYRDEAKKYIGEEYTEEEFYKWWKTNPEFISFLEWVKRQEEKIEGDTVKCPVCGALNPKGAKICRVCGSPLPTGEEKKEKKEEGEGKKEQKESKESSIPPEELERLQRPGVVTVEEWAKRKEKEEKKEGKVSEKKEEKKEEKPVIKKKLIKKVIAVKKEEKK, from the coding sequence ATGAAAAAATCGGTAGTGCTTATGAGTATTTTGATTATATTGATGATGATTTTAGGGGGATTTGGTTATCTGGTGGCTAATTCTAATGCCTATGGTGCTAATTCTAAGAGCTCTGTCGTAGGTGAGGGGAATATAAATAATATGGCAACTTCTCCCACTGGATCCACTACGGGAAACACAGTTTATATTACAAATACATTTGTGATAAATAGAACAACTGTTGGCGGAGGTGGAAGGTATGGATTTGATGCTAATGTGGTAGTAACCCCTACAGGAAAGCTGATTGTTGAAAATGTAACTCTTTATTTTCTTTCGGACATTGATCATAGATATTCTTTGACTGTAGAAGGTGGTTTGTATTTTTATAATGTTACTTTTACAATATCTCATGGTCTTATAAAACCCTATTATCCATTTAATTTTATCATAAAAGGTCCCAGTACTGCCAAAGTTGAGATAATAAATAGCAGACTTTTGTATCCTGGATGGTTCAATGTTACTGACAAGCATGGTAATGTAATTATCGAAAACACGATTTTTGGAAAAATGGTAAAGAATCCTGCAGATTATCCTGCCCCTCCCAACTATGGCCCAACACCTTATTTTTACAACTCTCTTGCGTACATTATGAATACTAGGTTTACAAATATGTTTACAAACGAAAGTGGGGGAAATGGTCTTGTAGGTTATGTGAATGATACATATAGGTATACAGTTACTGTCTCCTCTGGAGTTACATTTAATCATTTCTTGAAGAGTCCTATTGATAAATATTCAGATTATTGGAATTATGTTATGCTTAAAGACATTGAAGTGGGAATAGTTTATTCTAATACCAGTGATTATGATCCTTCATCATCCAATTTTATAATGGTCTATAATGGAACGCAGTTACTCAATATATCGTTTCCAGGAACAAAGGGAACAGGAATGATTAAGGAAAATGTTCCTTTTTATCCGTATGAGATGACACCTAACCAATTTTATCAAAAACTCTTGAATGGAGATATAAAGTTATATGCTACAAATACAACTAATGGTACTTTAACTATCTCAAAAGTTTATATTAACATTTATATCGAAGCGAATCTGCTGAAATATGGGGTAAATAAATTCTCTTTCAATTCTATAGGTTCAACCCTCTATATGAGAGATGTGTATGTGGATGTAAACTATCAATCAAGGGAGAATCTTGGAACTACTCATAACACATTTTTTGTTAATGATAATTCAAAAATATATGCCTTGAATTTAACGGTAAATGATACAGGAACACAACCTAGATATGATACCGCATTTTTGATTAGAGATTCATACTCCCAAGTATACATTTTGAGATACACACATGTAAATGTTCAATTCCGTGGAATACCTATTAATGGACTGACAGTTAAAGCAAAACCAAATCCCGTAGATGTAAATAGTAATCCAAGCATTGCCTCTCAGATATTAGGTATTATTTCAAGTTATGTGCAATATACACGCTTAATACCAGGTATGAAGTTAGGTGATGTTCAGATTTCTAATGGGTATGTGTATGATACAACAGTAAACGGGAATGTAACTCTACCTTTGCTCTCTGATATAATCAATGCGAGCGAGATGCCAAATAGTAAGTATTTAGGTATCTATGCTCTTTCTGTCGAAAATAGTACCAAAGTATTTTCAACCTTGCAGATAGGACTTAGCTACTATCCGTGGCTTTTACCTAGCAATAATACTCTAAATGTTAATGTGGCCCTTTCGAGATATAAAGATATAGATATGCATATTAATTATGAGGAGGTGGTAAGTGCTCAACCCTATGTACCAGGTAAAGAGATAGTGATTAAAACACAAGTAGAGAACCTAGGAAAAGACTTAGCAAACGATGTAAAATTGTATGTATATATCAATGGGAATCTGTATAATGTTTATGATTTAGGAAATATAAATGGCAAAGGTAAAAAAGATTTTACATATAAGATAGGTGGAAGTTGGCTTGGCACAAATGGAGTATATAACATAAGCGAGCAGGTGGTACAGGTATGGGATTACAACTTAGCAAACAATAGAATTTATAGAGATATCAATGTCGGTAGTATTGGAACAAGTAATTGGCAGGTTGGAACTCCTTTAAGATATCACAAAATTTGGGTTAACTTAACAGTGTATAGCGTTTATTCTTGGAATAACATTAAAATAAATCTCTACCTGGATAATACTTCTAACATCATAAATAGTACAATCTTAGATTTGAAAGAGGGTTATAATTACATATCTTTCCAGTGGTATATCAATAAGAACATTTCTGTAGGTTCTCATACTCTCCTTTTGTATATAGCAAACAACAATCTTTATCTTGGGTCTCACTATGTTAATGTTGAAAAAGATGTGAATCTAGCGGTTAATTCTTTAAATATCTCTCCACAATCCCTATATGTAGGGGAAACAGTGAAGATTGCTGCAAATGTGATAAATCTTGGTAAAGAAGAGCCAACATCTGCCATGGTTTATATCAATGTATATGATCCCTATGGCACATTGCTTATAAATAAGACTATACAATACTCTACATCGATCTCCGCATACTCCATATCTATGGTGCCAGATACAGATGGTTCATATGAAGTGATTGTTAAAGTTGTAGCTTCTGGGGACTATAACTCTTCGAATAATATTATGAGTGAGTATTTTATGGTGTATGCAGAGCCATTCAGTGTGCAAATAAATGCGCAAAACGAGTATGTAAATGGAACTAATATAATTGTTAATGCGACATTAAATAGTAATGTTGATGCTAATGTCACTATGGTTCTCTATATACCCCAGTGGAATATTGAGCTTGCCCCCATCACTCCACATAATCCAATAAAGGTGGAGATAAACACTCCAATTGTAATAGGATTTGTTATACCAAAGTCTCTTTATCAGAAATATCTGCAAGGTAGAACGTCTATACAAATAGATTACCAATTAAACATTACATCGGATGTTACGGAAGATGCCCTTTACATACATACTGCGCCTACTATAACAATAAAAGAGAAGGTTAATTTTGTTCTTACTGATTTCACAATTTCAGAAGGAAATAAAAAGGTGTCCAGTGTTCCAGAAGGAGTAAAAATAAAAATTGGTTTTATTGCGAGAAACCTGGGAGGTATGCCTGGAAAGTTGAATTACATAGTATTGGATAATGGGAAAGTTATATACAAAGGAAATGTAAGCTCCTTGGCTCCGGGTAGTTATAAGGCCATTATTTTTAATTACACAAGTAATGGAATAGGAGAACATAATATAGTTGTGAAGTTAAATCCAAATAAGACAGTGGAGGAAAGCATATATGGAGATGATATCGGAGTTAAGAAGATTAATGTGCTCTTACCTGCTATGAAAGTGATGTTTACAAGTTATTCTCTTGAGCACAATGAGAAAATATACGCTGGAGATACATTGGTTGTAGTGGTGAAGATAATAAATCTTAATGCAACACAATCTCAGGGCAAAACTGTTTATATGAAAGGTGTGACTGTGCAACTCACTCTTACTGGGGGATTGGGAACTTATACGCAGAAGACAAATGCCTATGGTCTTGCAATCTTCCACATAAAGGTTCCTGCCAAAGGTACTTATACTCCTCAGTTAACTCTCTCGTATGAGGGCACAGAGACAAGGTATAATCCTCAGACCACAATAACGGTACAAGAGAAACCATATACTATACCTTGGCTTTGGATCATAATAATTGTTGTTGTGGGCGCAATCGTAGGATTCTTCTTGTACGGCTATATATCTTTCAAGAAAGAGGCACCAGAATATATGGTCTGTGGCAACTGCGGCCATCTTGTGCCCGCTGATGCAGAGAAGTGTCCATACTGCGGTGTTGTGTTTGAGAAGGAGAAAGTAAAGTGTCCAACATGTGGCTCTTGGATTGATGAAGACTCGAAATTCTGTCCAGTTTGCGGCACTATCTTCATGCCTCCTGAGGATCCAGAATACAAGAAGTATGAAAAGCTAAAGGAAAATTACGATAGATATTTAAGTAAATACAGAGATGAAGCGAAGAAATACATAGGTGAGGAGTATACAGAAGAGGAGTTCTACAAGTGGTGGAAGACCAATCCAGAATTCATATCGTTTTTAGAATGGGTCAAGAGGCAGGAAGAAAAGATAGAGGGAGATACTGTAAAATGCCCAGTTTGCGGTGCATTAAATCCAAAAGGTGCTAAGATTTGCAGAGTGTGCGGCTCTCCTCTGCCAACTGGGGAAGAGAAGAAGGAAAAGAAGGAAGAAGGTGAAGGTAAGAAAGAGCAGAAAGAATCAAAAGAATCATCGATTCCTCCTGAAGAGTTAGAAAGGTTGCAGAGGCCAGGGGTAGTTACTGTGGAAGAATGGGCAAAGAGAAAGGAGAAAGAGGAAAAGAAAGAAGGAAAAGTCTCGGAGAAGAAGGAAGAAAAGAAGGAAGAGAAGCCAGTGATAAAGAAAAAGCTAATAAAGAAGGTTATAGCAGTGAAGAAGGAGGAAAAGAAATAA